The DNA sequence GAGACCGCCTTGCCGTTCTCGTCGAACTCCACAACGCCGTAGGCCTTCGGATCGGCCACCCAGTAACCGAACACTGCACCACCGTCAATGTTTTCGAAGCGCCGCAGCTGCGTGCCCATGCCGTGCCCGTAGAAGATGTTGTCGCCCAGGACAAGGGCCACGCTGTCATCACCAATGTGCTCGGCACCGAGCACAAACGCCTGAGCTAGGCCGTCGGGAGACGGCTGCTGCTTGTAGGTGATGGAGACACCAAACCGGGACCCGTCCCCCAGGAGCCGCTCGAACTGCTCGGCGTCGTGGGGGGTGGTGATAATGAGGATGTCCCGGATGCCCGCGAGGATCAAGGTGGAGAGCGGGTAGTAGATCATGGGCTTGTCGTAGACCGGGACCAACTGCTTACTGACGCCCAAGGTGATGGGGTGGAGCCTCGAGCCGGTACCGCCGGCGAGTATTATTCCGCGCATGCACCCATCTTTCCTTTAGCTAAGTGCAGCGGCAAATCCGGTAGTCTTGGGAATTATGCAGCGACTTCTTGTTACCGGCGGTGCCGGCTTCATTGGCTCGAACTTTGTCCACTACGTTATTGAGAACACCGAAGACCATGTCACTGTTCTGGACAAGTTGACCTACGCCGGCAACCTGGCGTCGCTGCAGGGCCTCCCAGCCGACCGCTTCTCATTCGTTCAAGGTGACATTGCCGACCCCGCACTCGTGGACGGGCTCGTTGCCGAAGCAGATGTAGTGGTCCACTACGCAGCAGAATCGCACAACGACAACTCCCTGCACGATCCCCGGCCCTTCCTTGACACCAACATCATCGGGACCTACACCCTCATCGAAGCAGCGCGGAAGCACAACAAGCGCTTCCACCACATTTCCACTGACGAGGTCTACGGCGATCTCGAGCTCGATGATCCCGAACGCTTCACGGAACAGACCCCCTATAACCCGTCCAGCCCGTACTCCTCCACGAAGGCCGGATCCGACCTTCTGGTCCGCGCCTGGGTCCGCTCATTTGGCCTCCAGGCAACCATCAGCAACTGCTCCAACAACTACGGTCCGTACCAGCACGTGGAAAAGTTCATCCCGCGGCAGATCACCAACGTGATTGACGGCATCCGGCCCAAGCTCTACGGCAAGGGGGAAAATGTCCGCGACTGGATCCACGCGAACGACCACTCCTCCGCCGTCCTGGCCATCATTGCCAAGGGGCGCATCGGCGAGACCTACCTGATTGGTGCCGACGGTGAGAAGAACAACAAGGACGTTGTTGAGCTGATCCTGAAGCACATGGGCCAGGCGCCGGACGCCTATGACCACGTCATCGACCGGGCCGGCCACGACCTGCGCTACGCGATCGATTCCACAAAGCTGCGGACCGAGCTCGGCTGGGAACCCCGGTTCTCCAACTTTGATACCGGCATCGAGGACACTATCGCCTGGTACCGGGACAACGAGGACTGGTGGCGCCCACAGAAGGCCGCCACCGAGGCCAAGTACAAGGAACAGGGCCAGTAGGGCATGTCCATCGAGTTCTCCAAAAAGCTCGCCGTCCACGAAACGCCCATTCCCGGCGTCGTTCTCTACGACCTTCCTGTCCACGGCGACAACCGCGGCTGGTTCAAGGAAAACTGGCAACGGGAAAAAATGGTTGCTCTCGGCCTGCCGGACTTCCGGCCCGTCCAGAACAACATCTCCTTCAACGAGAAGGCGGGTACTACCAGGGGGATCCACGCAGAGCCCTGGGACAAGTTCATCTCGGTCGCCACGGGACGGATCTTTGGAGCATGGGTGGATCTGCGCCAAGGGCCTACCTTTGGTGCCGTCTTCACCGCCGAACTCGACCCCAGCCAGGCGATTTTCATTCCGCGGGGCGTCGGCAATGCTTTCCAGACCCTTGAAGACACGACGGCTTACACCTACCTCGTGAATGACCACTGGTCCGCCGACGCCCAGGGCCAGTACACCTTCCTGAACCTGGCGGACGAAACCGTGGCCATCGAATGGCCCATCCCGCTCTCCGAAGCCGAACTGTCCGACAAGGACAAGGCGCACCCCCGCCTCGCGGACGTCGTGCCCATGCCACCGAAGAAGACCCTGGTCATCGGCGCCAACGGCCAGCTGGGTAAGGCACTGCGGAAAAAGTACGACGGCGACACTTCCGTTGAGTTCGCATCGCGCAGTGAGTTCGACCTCGGCAGTCCGGACGCGTTCAAAGACCGCAACTGGAAGAACTACTCCACCGTTATAAATGCGGCGGCCTACACGGCCGTTGACGCGGCGGAGACTTCGGAGGGGCGCGCAGCCGCCTGGGCCACCAACGTGACCGCGTTGACGCAGCTTGCGCGAATTGCCGTTGAGCATGACCTCACCCTGGTGCACGTCTCCTCCGACTACGTGTTCGACGGGGCCAAGGAAGTCCATGCGGAAACTGAAGCGCTCACACCGCTTGGTGTCTACGGTCAGACCAAAGCAGCAGGCGACGCTGTCGTCAGCGTGGTCCCCCGGCACTACATCGTCCGCACGAGTTGGGTCATTGGTGAAGGCAACAACTTTGTCCGTACCATGGCCTCGCTCGCTTCGCGCGGAGTGGAACCTTCCGTGGTGAACGACCAGTACGGCCGCCTCAGTTTCACTGATGACATCGCGGCAGGTATCCGGCATTTGCTGGACACCGGCGCTCCCTACGGCACCTACAACCTGAGCAACGACGGCGACCCGCAGTCGTGGGCGGACATCGCCGCGGACGTGTACGAATTGTCCGGCAAAAGCAGGGCCGCCGTGACGGGCGTGAGCACCAAGGAATACTTCGAGGGGAAGGATGCCGCCCCCCGGCCGCTCAACAGTGTCCTGGACCTCTCCAAGATCAAGGCAGCAGGCTTCGAGGCACCGCCGGCAGGGCTGCGCCTGACCGAGTACGTTAATTCGACCACGAGCGGATTCCCAGCATGACCGAAGCACGCCACGACACCCTCGTCATCATGCCGGCCTGGAACGAGTCGGAAGCAATCGGCAACACCATTGCGGAAGTCCTTGAGTTTGGACCCCCATGCGATGTGCTGGTGGTGGACGACGGCTCCCGTGACAACACCGCCCGGGTGGCACGCGCGGCCGGCGCCACCGTCGTGCAATTGCCGTTCAACATGGGCGTCGGCGGCGCGATGCGGACCGGCTTCAAATATGCCCAGATGCACGGCTACCGGCAAGTCATCCAGGTGGACGCCGATGGCCAGCATGACCCCCGGGACATCAAGGCAGTCCTTGACGGATTGCGCGACGCCGATATCGCCATTGGTGCCCGCTTCGCCGAGGCGGGGAACTACACCGTCCGCGGCCCCCGAAAGTGGGCAATGAACGTCCTGGCGTGGACAATTTCCCGGCTTGCACGGACAAAGCTCACCGACGTGACCTCCGGTTTCCGCGCAGCGAACACCAAAGCCATCCGCCAATACCTGGACCATTACCCCGCCGAGTACCTGGGCGACACGATTGATTCATTGGTCGTGGCGATCCGTTCAGGCTGCACTGTCCGCCAGGTTGGCGTTTCTATGAGGGAGCGTCAGGGAGGCACCCCCAGCCATGACCCGATAAAGGCCGCGATCTACCTCGGCCGCTCAGGGATGGCGCTCTTGTTCGCGCTGACGCGCAAGAAATCCACACCTTCCACCAACTAGGAATCCACATGTCCCTCCTTATGGGCTCCATCGTCGTCGTGGCGATTCTCTTCTTCGTCTTCGAAATGCTGCGACGGCAGAAGTTGCGCGAGAAATACGCTGTTCTCTGGATCGTCATCGGCATCGGCACTCTTCTGCTGGCGGCCTTTCCCGCCCTGCTTGAGCAAGCCAGTGGCCTGCTCGGAATCCAGGTCCCCGCGAACCTTCTCTTCATCACCACCCTCGTCCTCCTTGTCGGGGTATGCCTTCACCTGTCACGCGAGCAGTCGCAGGCCGAGGACGAGGTGCGCATTCTTTGCGAAGAGGTGGCCCTGTTGAAGGTAGAGCTTTCGGCACTGCAGCAGAGCGTCGGGTCACACCCGCGACAGGAAGGAACCACCGGCCCCGCTGCGTAGCAGGAGCATTTCCGCGGGCCTGGCCAGGCGGACCAAACAAAAAAGGGAGCGACCCCGCGGGGCGCTCCCTTTCCTATGCGGCCGGTCAGCCGAAGATGTGCTTTGCCAGCCGTGGGAGGGAGTCCACCTTGCCCATGGCCACAGACTTGACCACCAAGGATGCAGCATTCAGCCGCGAGGTCGTGTGGAAGGACGCAGCGCGGGCAGCGCGGTTCCAGCCAAGTTCCTTGAACCGGGCTGCCTGCCCCTCAAAGAAGCGCCGCTCTTCATCAAAGCGGCGTCCGTCCAGGGCACGCACGGAAGAATCTGACGCCGAGTGCCTCCGGTACAGAAAGGACAACGTGGGGTCCACCACAAGGGAGCCGCCTTCGGCCGCTATGTCCAGCAGCAGCGCGAGGTCCTGAACGACGTCCAGGCCGTCGGTGAAGCCGATCCGCACAATGGTCTCCGACCGCCAGGCCAACGACGGAAAGTATGCCCAGTCAGCACGTACCAGGCTCGTGGCCATCTGCTCGCCCTTGAGCTCGATCCGCTCACGGGTCTTCGGGGCGTAGGCCTTTTTGACGGCATCAGCCAGGGGGATGCAGGCAATGCCCTTTTCATCAATGACCTGGACACCCGGCTGGACAACGCTGGCATGCGGGTAGGTCTCGAACGCATCCACTACGACGTCCAGGTAGTTGGGCAGCATGACATCGTCTGCGCCCATGATGACCACATACGGTGCCTCGACCATGGTCAGCGCCTTGCGATAGTTGCCGTTGGCGCCCAGGTTTTTCTCGTTCTTGAGGTACGTAACGCGTGGGTCAGTAATCGTCGAGAACCAGCGTTCCGGCTCGGGGTCCGGGTAGCCGTCATCGATGACGATGAGCCGCCAGTCTTCGTTTTCCTGGTTCATCACGCTTCGGGCTGCGAGCTTCATCTGATCGACATCGCCGTAGTAGGGCAGCATTACGTCAACGGTCATGGACCTGGGATTCCTTCCGTGGGCTCCGCTCGAAGAACTCGGCGGCTTCCCCACGATTATAGTTGACCGGCCCCTGTCGGGCCTGTCAGGCACGGCTTGCTAGACTGCTTGGGGTCCTGCCCGCCCCGCTGGCACCGCCCGGAGTGAGGAGAATTACTTTTGGAGCCCACAACCACACGGCCGCGCATCAGTGTGTGCATGGCTGCCTACAACGGCGCCCGCCACATCAGCGAGCAAATCGATTCGATCCTTCCCGAACTTGGCCCCCACGACGAAGTCGTGGTCGTCAACGACTGTTCCACGGACAACACTGCTGCCATCGTCGCCGCCGTTCCGGATGGCCGGATCCGGCTGATCAATGCCGAACAAAACCGCGGCTACGTTTCAACATTTGAAAGAGCCCTTGGGGAGGCGCGGGGAGAGTTCGTTTTCCTTTCGGACCAGGACGACGTGTGGCTCCCGGGCCGGGTGGAACGCATGATCTCGGCCTTGGACGGCAAGGACATGGTGGTGAGCAACTGCCGGCACTTCGACGGAGCGCCCGGCTCATTCCATGAAATCCGTCTCAGGGCCAAGGATTCCACCCACCACCTGCGGAACCTCCTGGGCATCGTGGTCGGTTACCGGCTCCACTGGGGTTGCGCGATGGCCGTCCGGCGGAACCTTTTGGCGCAGGCACTGCCATTCCCCCACTACATGAACGAATCCCACGACCAGTGGCTTGCCACTGTGGGCAACGTCAACCGTTCCATCGTCTACATGGAAGAAGACACCATCCTGCACAGACTTCACGGCGAGAACCTGACGCCCCACGGTATCCGCTCAGCCTCAAAAATAATCCGTGCACGGATCGCCTTCCTGCGCAACGTCTACATTGCAGTACGGCGCTCCCGGCAGGCGAGGCAGGCGTGATGGTCCAGCCCGGCCCGAACCCGACCAGTCCCCACCCCGACGTGTGCGGAGTCGTATCGGCCTATAACCCCGGTGATGAAAATGTTGCCAACGTAAAGTGGCTGTTGCGCTTCGTCGCCCACGTCGTGGTTGTCGACGACGGCTCCCGCGACGATGTATCGCAGGCACTGGCAGAGATGGAGCAGGCAGGTGCCGTCGTTCTGCGCCTCGGCACCAACTCCGGCATCGCCAGGGCCCTGAACACGGGAATCAAGGAAGCACTCGAGCGCTGGAACCCGGAGTGGATTGTCACCATGGACCAGGACTCCAGGTTCACTGGAGACTACATCGGTGCCGCTCTCGCCACTGTTGCAGCATCCAGTGACCCGCACAGCGTAGGCATGGTGTGCGCGGAGTCGCACAACCACATCCCCCTGCCGGTATGGGGCAGTCGGGATGAGCCCCAGATCTTCGACCCCATGACCAGCGGTACCTTGGTGCGTGCGCGCACGTTCGATGCAGTTGGCCTCTTCGATGAAGGGTTCTTCATCGATTGCGTGGATTCCGAGTTCAATGCCCGGCTCCGGGAGCACGGACTTCGTGCACTGGCAGGACGGGGCTGCAATCTCGAGCACAGCCTGGGCAGTGCACGGCCAATGAAGATTCTCGGCTGGCATGCGCACATCGGTGCCAAAAAGCTCTACATCTACTACCACGCGCCGTTCCGGGTCTACTACATCACCCGGAACTCGCTGACACTCGCGCGCCGGTATGCGCTGAAACAACCGGCCTGGGTGCTGCGCAGAATCTACATGGAAATCCAAAGCAACATTGTGCGCTTCGGATTTGGTCCCAACCGGCGCAAACACGCGGTTGCCGCTGCAGCCGGCATCCGGGACGCCGTTCGGCAGCGGATGGGCAAAATAGACGACGACCTCGCAGCCCGCCTGCGCTAGGCGCCGGCTCCCCAGTCCCCTGCACTGCCCGGTCAACATCGAAAGAAAACTCATGACCACCACCTCAGGATCAATCTTCGTCCTCTATCACCGCGGCTTGCGCACCGGAGGGCCCGAAGCCCTCCACCAGCTCGTCGATATGCTGCGTGAGCTTGGGCAGGACGCCTATCTGGTCCCGCACCCGCACACCGCAGGCAACGACCGCGTGGAGCAGTACGGGATTTACGACGCCCCGGAAGCACCTGAAATCATCGATTCCGCCGAAAACGTGGTGGTCTATCCGGAGACCTACGTCCACGAGATGTCCCATATCAAGCAGGCCCGCCGCATGTGCTGGTGGCTCAGCATCGACAACTCGCTGACTTTCATGGCCGAGCGCATGTGGTACCGGAATACGGCCGGCCTGTTTGAAAAGGCAAAGGAAGCGGCCGTCCCCTTCGCCCGGATGTGGAAGAACGGCGTGACGCCGGCAAAACTGCGCACGGACAAGGACGTCATCCACCTCGTGCAGTCGTCTTATGCATGGGCCTTCGTTGCCACCAGGTTGGACGTCGTGCCATCCCTGGTCTCCGACTACACCCCCACCGGGGAGTTCCAGGCCACCGCCACCGCCAAGCGCAACCGCCAGCTGGTCACCTACAACCCCGCCAAAGGCGGACACATTATCGATGCGGTGAAGGCGGCGAGCCCATCCACCATTGAGTGGCAGCCAATCGTCGGGATGACCCGTGCCGAGGTTGTTGCGACCCTGCAGCAGTGCGGCGTTTATTTGGATCTGGGGCACCACCCCGGTAAAGACCGCATGCCTCGGGAGGCAACACTTTCCGGCGCCCTGACCATCGTGGCCCGGCGCGGATCCGGCGCCTTCTACGCTGACGTTCCCATTCCCTGGGAACACAAGATCACGCCGGGAGATACCGAGGTTGCCACTGCTGCAGCCATGCTTCCGCAGCTCATCGCCAACTTCGAGCAGGAAGTGGCGAAACAAGGCAGCTACCGCGAAACCATCCTCAACGAACGTTCCCGGTTCAAGCGGGAGGTTGAGGACGTCTTCGTCAACGGCCGCCTGGGCAAGGACGCCTATGACTATGTGTAGTCGACGCACCGCGGCCGGGACCACGGCATGATCAAAAGGATCGCGGCTTTCGCCGGATTGCCCCTGCTCGCCTCTCTTGCGTCATTCATCCTTTTGCCCATCATCGCCAGAGTGGGTGGGGCGCCGGCCTGGAATTCTCTCGCCGTAGGCCAGGCTGTAGGGGCAATCGCCGCGATCGTCATAGGTCTGGGGTGGCCGCTGACAGGTCCTGCCGCCGTCGCCTCAGAAAGCGATGCCGTAACCCGGCGCCGGCTTTACGCCACCAGTTTCGTCACCCGCGCATTTGTCTTCGTCTGCGCCCTCCCCCTTATGGCAGCCGCCCTCTCGATCACGGGAGCCAAAGAACAGTTCTGGGTTGCTTTCCTGATGGCCTGCGCCCAGGCGGCGGCAGGACTAACCCCGGCCTGGTACTGCATTGCCACCGGGCACGCTGGCAGGATCGCAAAATACGACGTCGTTCCCCGTATGGTGGCGACTCTGGGCGTCATCCCACTTCTGTTCGCGACAGGTCAGATCTTCCTCTACCCACTGGCGCTTCTGCTGCTGGGCCTCGCGGGAACCATGTGGTTCAACAAGGATCATTCCCAACGGACCGACTTCGAGGGGCTGACGCCCCGCGCAGTGGTCCGCGAGATCTGGGCACTGAGGGGCGGTGCCGGCGTGACGGTCGCCGCAGGAGCGTACGCGTCCACCCCCGTCCTTGTGGTGCAGTTCGCCGCTTCTGCCTCCGGCCTGGCTGCGTTTGTGTCAGCGGAGAAGCTGTACCGCATCGGACAGCTCGCGACGGCCGCGCTGGGAAACAGCCTCCAGGGGTGGGTCAACGAGTTCGGCTCAAACCATGCCGAGCGGAGAAAGTTCTCCCTTCTGGCATTGTCAGTCCTGGGAGCAGCCGGCTGGCTGATCCTTGCTGTTCTCGGCCCATGGGTCAGCACCCTCCTTTTCGGTTCAGAGTTGGCCGCCGACTTCTGGACCTGTTTCTGGTTCGGTCTGTCGTTCCTCCTCGTCTGTGTCACAACGTCCACCGGTGCCCACTGGCTGGTGCCCGCAAAACAGATGCGCACCGTCTTCTCCAGCACCATCGCAGGAGCCATCGTTGGGCTCCCGGCCATGGTCATCCTGGCGCACCTGATGGGCGGCCCGGGCGGCGCGCTGGGTCTGGTAGTAGGCGAAGTTGCGGTAACCGTCATACAGCTGCGCGCCATCATCCGTCTGCTGCGGGAACCGTCGCCGCAGGACAGGACTGAGGAAATTCCGTCGTGAACTGGTTGACCATTCTTCCGGCCTCGGCGGTCGCAATCCTGCTCCTGTACGTCCCCGGGGCCGCCATCGCGTCATGCCTCAAGTTCCGGTTGGGCGGGGTCCTCGGCATCGCGCCCCTGCTCTCAACTGCAGCCGCCGGACTTGCCGGAGTCATCGGCGGGTTCCTCCATGTGCCCTGGAGCGTCCTGCCGTATCTCCTCGTCAGCGCCCTCCTGGCTGCCGGAGCGTTGCTTCTCACGCGCCGTATTCCGTGGCGCCTGGCTGCCCCCGCCTGGAGGCAATCCCTGCCCCTCGCGGCCTTGGCACTCGCAACGCTGCCCATGACCTGGCGGTTCATCCAATTGGTGGGGTCACCGGACCACCCGTCGCAGGTCTTCGATAACGTCTTCCACCTCAATGCAATCCGCTTCATCATCGACAGCGGAAACGCCTCATCGCTGACGCTGGCGTCGATACAGGGAGTGCAGGGCCTGGACGCGGTCTATCCCGCGGCGTGGCATTCTTTTGCTGCCCTCCTGGTGCAGCTGGCTTCAGTGGATATCCCTACCGCCGAGAACGTCCTGAACCTGGTCATCGTCGTGCTCCTCTGGCCCGCGTCCTGCCTGTTCCTCGTCACGAAGACCATCTCGCGCAGGCCGGCGGCCCTCATCATCACCGCGGTGGTCGCCGGCACACAGGTCGCCTTCCCCTTCCTCATGATTGTCTGGGGCCCTTTGTTCCCGTACGCCATGGCCCTCAGCATGATGCCGGTAGTGATAGTCGAACTCGCAGCACTGGTCCGCATCGGGCGGACGCGGACGGAACCACTTCCCAGCTGGGCAGCGGCACTGGTGTTGTCGCTGGCAGGCCTCGCATTTGCCCACACGAGCTCCATCAACATCACGGTGGCGCTTGGCCTTCCGATCCTCGCCATGTTGTGGTGGCGGATCATGCCGCGCCGGGAGATGTGGCGGGTGAACCCCGCCGGCGCGTGGCTGTTCCTTGGCGGGACCGTGGGGATCCTCGCCGTCGCCGCGGTCCTGTGGTCGAAGCTGCGCCCTGCCCCGTATGACAACTGGGGACCAACCGTGAAGCCGGGCGCCGCCGTCGGGGAAATACTCACAGCCAGCACGATGCAATCAGCCATACCGGCAGTAGTGGTCTCCATCCTGTCGGTCTACGGTCTCCTCACCACCTTCAAAGTGGGGAAGTGGCGCTGGATGGCTGCGTGCTACGCCGTACTCGGCGGGCTCTATGTCGTTGCGGCGTCGTTTCCGAAAGGCAGCATCCGGGACCTCCTGATCGGCACCTGGTACCAGGACACTTACCGCCTCGCTGCACTCCTGCCCCTGCTGGTGACCCCGCTTGCCGTCATCGGAGGTCTGCGCCTGTGGGACTTAGCCCGCTGCTCCCGCCACGGTGCGCGGACGTGGCAGGTGTGGGAAGCTTCCATCGACCGGACAGGCGCGAATGGGAAAACTGTGCTGTCCACGGCCGCTGTGGTGGTCTTCGCCCTCCTCGCTTCGTTCGCAGGCCCGCTGAGCCACTACATCAATGGCGCCTCCTCCGTATACCGCTTCGACGCACAATCGGAGCTCCTCACACCCGATGAGCTGGCGTTGATACAGCGGCTCCCTGGTCACGTCCCTTCCGATGCAGTCATAGCTGACAATCCGTGGAACGGGAGTTCACTCGCTTATGCGTACACAGGCCGCCGCGTCCTGACCACTCACCTGTTTTCAACAGACGACCCTGATACGGAACTGATTAATCAAAAGCTCGGAGACGCCGCGGACAACCCCGCCGTCTGCGCCGCCCTGCGCAATAAAAACGTGCAGTACGTCCTGGACTTCGGGCCCCGTTACCTGATCGACCTGCCAGGGTCCGAAAAGTACCCGGCGTTGACCAACCTTGCGCCGGGAAACGGAGTGACCCTGGTGGATTCGCAAGGCCCGGACGCACGGCTATACCGGATTTCCAGTTGTGGATGAGCGTGGCCTGCACCGGTGCGGCGCCGCCCGTGTCCCATACTTGCAGTGCTGGACCACTAGGCTGGATAGGTGATTCCCGTTTCTCGACGAACTAAAATCGGCGCCGCTGTTGTGCTGTCCGCACTCCTGCCCCTGTCCGCATGCGCAACCATGCCGCCGGGGACAATCGAAGGTGCCCTGACCGGAATCGGAAGCAATGCCGGCCAGGGAGCTGTCAGCGCGTGGGGCCTCGCATGGGGCAGCTCCGTGAAGGGAACCTACGTCAGCTACTCCCCCGACGGGTCTGCGGCAGGCCTGAAAGCGTTCCAGGACGGGCAGTCACAGTTCGCTGTTGGTTCCGCCCCGCTCCCTGAAACCGAGGCTTCCGCGGTCCGGGGAATGTGCACATCGAAGGGTGCCATGTCCCTGGCTGCCGGTGTCCTGCCCGTGGGCGTAGCCGTCAAGCTCAAGGGCGTCAACGACCTCATCCTGGACGCCAAAACCCTGGCACAGATCCTGCAGGGGGGCATCACTCGCTGGAACGACCCCAAAATAGTGGCACTGAATCCGGAGACCACCCTTCCGGACGTAGCCATCACGGTTCTGGTACAGGAGGGGCCCTCGGATACTGTCCGCCCGGTCAATTCGTACCTCAAGGACGCGGGAATCGACTGGAACGCGCCCGCCGAAGACAGGTGGCCGGGCAGTGTCAAAGGTCAAGTCCAGTCTCCCCCGTTGGATCTCGCGAACAAGCTGGACGACACCAACGGAGGCCTTTCGATCCTTGATGGAAGCATCATCGGGAACAGGTTTGTCGCTGCCCAGCTCGTCTTCGACGGCAAGCCCCGGCGGCTCCAGGCATCCTCAGTGGTCGACGCCGTGTCCACGGGTAACGTAGCCGCGTCATCAAGTGCAGTCACCCAAGCACTCGATGGGCGCTCGGGTTATGGCCTGGGCACCGTTATCTACATGTACATGTGCAGGGAGTACACCGACGACCATATGGGCCGGCTGGCCCGCTCATTCGCTGAAAGCGCACTCAGCGAAGAAGCACAAAAGAACGCGAACGCATTCGCCTTCGTCATGTCGCCAAGCAAGAAGGCGGTGAACGAAGGGCGCGCCCTCGTCAATGCAATTGGAGACGGACAGTGAGTTTATTCCTAAGAAGTGTTCGCGCGCGTTCCCTTCCCCGGCCCCTTCCCACCTTCGCGCTCCTGACTGGGATCTTCTTCCTGCTGTTTGGCCTGTGGTCCCTGGCAACACCCTTGATGGGCGTCCCCGACGAACCGGCCCACACCATCAAAGCGGCAGCCGTGGTCCGGGGCCAGGTCCTGGTTGAGGACGGAACATCATTTGGCCATGGCGTCCACGTCCGCGTTCCCAACTACATCGCCAGTCTCCATGCCCAGAGCTGCTACAAGTTCAACAGGGCGCAGGCAGCCGACTGCGCAGCGCCCATCTACGTGGACGATACGTTCACGAACATCGGTGTCACATCCGCAGGCTCCTACAACCCGATGTACTACTGGATAGTAGGGCTTCCTACCCTGTTCATGTCCGGCGCCCCCGCAATCTACGGCATGCGCCTGGTCAGCGCGCTCCTGTGCGCCGTGTTCTTCGCCGCTGGGTTCACAGCCTTGACTGAGCTGAGGCGGCCAAAGTACGCCGTCCTTGTCGCAGCCCTTGCAATGACGCCCATGGTTCTGTTCCTCGGCGGAGGCATCAACCCCAACTCGTTGGAGATTGCCGCCACAATGGCTGCCTTCTCAGGTTTCGTCGTCGTCCTCGACAACCGACGGGGCACCAAGCGCGTGTTGCCCGCCCTGGCCACCGTCGCGGCCGCAACGGTGGTGCTGGCTAATGCGCGGCAAATATCGCTGGTGTGGCTGCTGTGCGCCCTCGTCGTAGGGGTTTGCTCCTTCCGGCTCCGCAGGGTCGTAACCGTCTTCAGCGACCGGCGGGTCCTTACGGCAGTAGCACTGGCAGTTCCGGGGGCCCTGCTGGGCCTGCTGTGGATGTACATCGCGGCGAACGGCCCCGCCAACGTCGGAGTTGCTCCTGAGGGTATTGCCAGCCCGCACCCAGACGCTCCCCTCTACCGGGGCTTCATGATCATGCTTGACCAGACCTACGACTTCTTCCCGCAATACATCGGAACCATGGGCTGGCTGGACACGCCGGTCCCCGAACTGGTTGCCCTTGTGTGGGGCGGCCTCATGATTTCAGGTCTCGTGGTCCCCTTTTGCGTCCGCCCGCTGCGGAACTGGACGGGTTACTGGGTGGCTCTGGCCATGCTGTACCTGGTCCCGGCGCTCCTGCAAACCGCGTTGTGGCGCGGGATGGGATTCATCTGGCAGGGCCGCTACACGCTTCCCCTGGTGGTAGTTCTGTTTATCAGTGTGGGCCTTGGCCTGCGGAAGCTGCGGTTTCCCTGCGGCCCCCTGGCATTGCGCATTTCGAGGGTCTTCTTTTGGCTCATCGTTGCGTGCCACACGCTCGCCTTTGTCTATGTTCTGCGCCGCTACGTCGTCGGCATCAGCGAAATAGCCAACTGGCAAACACTGTTTTCGTCACCGCACTGGCAGCCGCCCCTGGGCTGGCTGC is a window from the Arthrobacter sp. NicSoilC5 genome containing:
- a CDS encoding glycosyltransferase, encoding MRFVAHVVVVDDGSRDDVSQALAEMEQAGAVVLRLGTNSGIARALNTGIKEALERWNPEWIVTMDQDSRFTGDYIGAALATVAASSDPHSVGMVCAESHNHIPLPVWGSRDEPQIFDPMTSGTLVRARTFDAVGLFDEGFFIDCVDSEFNARLREHGLRALAGRGCNLEHSLGSARPMKILGWHAHIGAKKLYIYYHAPFRVYYITRNSLTLARRYALKQPAWVLRRIYMEIQSNIVRFGFGPNRRKHAVAAAAGIRDAVRQRMGKIDDDLAARLR
- a CDS encoding DUF6541 family protein codes for the protein MNWLTILPASAVAILLLYVPGAAIASCLKFRLGGVLGIAPLLSTAAAGLAGVIGGFLHVPWSVLPYLLVSALLAAGALLLTRRIPWRLAAPAWRQSLPLAALALATLPMTWRFIQLVGSPDHPSQVFDNVFHLNAIRFIIDSGNASSLTLASIQGVQGLDAVYPAAWHSFAALLVQLASVDIPTAENVLNLVIVVLLWPASCLFLVTKTISRRPAALIITAVVAGTQVAFPFLMIVWGPLFPYAMALSMMPVVIVELAALVRIGRTRTEPLPSWAAALVLSLAGLAFAHTSSINITVALGLPILAMLWWRIMPRREMWRVNPAGAWLFLGGTVGILAVAAVLWSKLRPAPYDNWGPTVKPGAAVGEILTASTMQSAIPAVVVSILSVYGLLTTFKVGKWRWMAACYAVLGGLYVVAASFPKGSIRDLLIGTWYQDTYRLAALLPLLVTPLAVIGGLRLWDLARCSRHGARTWQVWEASIDRTGANGKTVLSTAAVVVFALLASFAGPLSHYINGASSVYRFDAQSELLTPDELALIQRLPGHVPSDAVIADNPWNGSSLAYAYTGRRVLTTHLFSTDDPDTELINQKLGDAADNPAVCAALRNKNVQYVLDFGPRYLIDLPGSEKYPALTNLAPGNGVTLVDSQGPDARLYRISSCG
- a CDS encoding substrate-binding domain-containing protein, whose amino-acid sequence is MPPGTIEGALTGIGSNAGQGAVSAWGLAWGSSVKGTYVSYSPDGSAAGLKAFQDGQSQFAVGSAPLPETEASAVRGMCTSKGAMSLAAGVLPVGVAVKLKGVNDLILDAKTLAQILQGGITRWNDPKIVALNPETTLPDVAITVLVQEGPSDTVRPVNSYLKDAGIDWNAPAEDRWPGSVKGQVQSPPLDLANKLDDTNGGLSILDGSIIGNRFVAAQLVFDGKPRRLQASSVVDAVSTGNVAASSSAVTQALDGRSGYGLGTVIYMYMCREYTDDHMGRLARSFAESALSEEAQKNANAFAFVMSPSKKAVNEGRALVNAIGDGQ
- a CDS encoding polysaccharide biosynthesis C-terminal domain-containing protein, yielding MIKRIAAFAGLPLLASLASFILLPIIARVGGAPAWNSLAVGQAVGAIAAIVIGLGWPLTGPAAVASESDAVTRRRLYATSFVTRAFVFVCALPLMAAALSITGAKEQFWVAFLMACAQAAAGLTPAWYCIATGHAGRIAKYDVVPRMVATLGVIPLLFATGQIFLYPLALLLLGLAGTMWFNKDHSQRTDFEGLTPRAVVREIWALRGGAGVTVAAGAYASTPVLVVQFAASASGLAAFVSAEKLYRIGQLATAALGNSLQGWVNEFGSNHAERRKFSLLALSVLGAAGWLILAVLGPWVSTLLFGSELAADFWTCFWFGLSFLLVCVTTSTGAHWLVPAKQMRTVFSSTIAGAIVGLPAMVILAHLMGGPGGALGLVVGEVAVTVIQLRAIIRLLREPSPQDRTEEIPS
- a CDS encoding glycosyltransferase, with the translated sequence MCMAAYNGARHISEQIDSILPELGPHDEVVVVNDCSTDNTAAIVAAVPDGRIRLINAEQNRGYVSTFERALGEARGEFVFLSDQDDVWLPGRVERMISALDGKDMVVSNCRHFDGAPGSFHEIRLRAKDSTHHLRNLLGIVVGYRLHWGCAMAVRRNLLAQALPFPHYMNESHDQWLATVGNVNRSIVYMEEDTILHRLHGENLTPHGIRSASKIIRARIAFLRNVYIAVRRSRQARQA